In Methanosarcina barkeri MS, a single window of DNA contains:
- a CDS encoding glycosyltransferase family 4 protein, with amino-acid sequence MEIDYINGAKTDEIFGMSKYQKEIHERIKNIKLNPIEYPLISKKRQINSAVKYLAYPLIVKSHVKKENVKHITSQDLAYLLELMKLEKTIVTCHDLIPWVYDNNRLPTWKLNMRGLRKADRIITVSEYSKSEIIKHVGYPEDQITVIPNAVDHNNYCVKRDREVIKKLEIPDTQKVILYVGSEQPRKNVPFLLKAIGELKKKLPDIVLLKIGTPQVPGAREKLIELIEMLGIEKEVVFVGYVSENDLTKYYNAADLFVFPSLYEGFGLPPLEAMACGTPVITSNLTSLPEVVGDSAITIDPYDVNAFAEAMYNLLTDEKLREQMINKGLKRAQLFNWEKSAEKTLKVYQQLS; translated from the coding sequence ATGGAAATTGATTATATAAATGGAGCAAAAACAGACGAAATATTCGGCATGTCAAAGTATCAAAAAGAGATACATGAAAGAATAAAAAATATAAAACTAAACCCAATTGAATACCCACTGATCTCAAAGAAGAGACAAATTAATAGTGCTGTAAAATATCTGGCATATCCATTAATTGTTAAAAGCCATGTAAAAAAAGAAAACGTAAAGCATATAACGAGCCAGGATCTGGCTTACCTTCTGGAACTGATGAAATTAGAAAAGACAATTGTCACCTGCCATGACCTTATCCCCTGGGTATATGATAACAACCGGCTGCCAACATGGAAACTGAACATGAGGGGCTTGAGAAAAGCAGATAGAATTATCACAGTTTCAGAGTACTCAAAAAGTGAAATTATCAAGCATGTAGGGTACCCAGAGGATCAAATAACTGTTATTCCAAACGCAGTAGACCATAACAATTACTGTGTGAAAAGGGACCGAGAAGTTATTAAAAAATTGGAAATACCAGATACCCAAAAAGTCATTCTATATGTAGGATCTGAACAACCAAGAAAAAATGTTCCCTTTTTACTGAAAGCTATCGGTGAGCTGAAAAAGAAACTTCCTGATATAGTACTTCTTAAAATCGGCACTCCACAGGTCCCTGGAGCTCGTGAAAAACTTATTGAATTAATAGAGATGCTTGGGATAGAGAAAGAAGTAGTATTTGTAGGATATGTTTCCGAAAACGACCTGACCAAGTACTATAACGCTGCAGATCTGTTTGTTTTTCCTTCTTTATACGAGGGCTTCGGATTACCTCCGTTAGAGGCTATGGCGTGCGGAACACCTGTAATAACTTCTAACCTTACTTCTTTACCTGAAGTTGTAGGAGATTCAGCTATTACCATAGATCCTTATGATGTTAATGCATTTGCAGAGGCAATGTATAACCTGTTGACAGATGAAAAACTTAGGGAACAAATGATAAACAAAGGACTCAAAAGGGCTCAGTTATTCAACTGGGAAAAATCCGCTGAAAAAACGCTTAAAGTATATCAGCAGTTAAGCTGA
- a CDS encoding glycosyltransferase family 2 protein: MYSKVAIIILNWNGWEDTIECLESVYQIEYPNYDIVVIDNGSKDNSIEKIKEYAVGRIQVESSFVRYNPDNKPLCLIEHSQEELKFNDRVQKDLEKAPLERKLILIKNIKNYGFAEGNNIAIKYAMTFLKPDHILLLNNDTIVDPDFLDELVQTAETDLNIGVLGPTIYDYNPPRGLQSTGSKILWNHGDAINLTYEADVKAGIPKEVDAVTGCALLAKSEVFKKIGGLNNNYFAYFEEIEWCVRARKAMYKIVYVPQGIIWHKGGATSSKITGFAVYHHTRNRFWFMKQHASDKQYLIFLVYFLGFKFFSFVGWALLHKNKPLLVSFIKGVKDGILAHG, from the coding sequence ATGTATTCTAAAGTTGCAATCATAATTCTCAACTGGAACGGTTGGGAAGATACAATAGAATGCTTGGAGTCGGTTTATCAGATCGAATATCCAAATTATGATATTGTTGTTATAGATAATGGCTCAAAAGATAATTCAATTGAAAAAATAAAAGAATATGCGGTTGGAAGAATCCAGGTAGAATCAAGCTTTGTCAGGTATAATCCGGATAATAAGCCCCTGTGTTTAATAGAGCACTCTCAGGAAGAACTCAAATTTAACGACAGAGTACAGAAAGACCTTGAGAAGGCTCCGCTTGAAAGAAAATTAATTTTAATTAAAAATATTAAGAACTATGGATTTGCCGAAGGAAATAATATCGCAATAAAATATGCAATGACGTTTTTGAAGCCTGATCACATCCTTTTACTGAATAACGATACCATTGTAGACCCCGATTTTCTGGATGAACTGGTCCAGACTGCCGAAACCGATTTGAATATAGGAGTTTTGGGTCCGACTATCTACGACTATAACCCCCCTCGCGGCCTCCAGTCTACGGGCTCAAAGATACTCTGGAACCATGGAGATGCTATAAACCTTACATATGAAGCAGATGTAAAAGCCGGGATTCCTAAGGAAGTTGATGCTGTAACGGGCTGCGCACTGCTAGCAAAAAGTGAAGTTTTCAAGAAAATTGGCGGCTTAAATAATAATTATTTTGCCTACTTTGAAGAAATCGAGTGGTGCGTGCGTGCGCGAAAGGCAATGTATAAAATTGTATATGTCCCCCAGGGAATAATCTGGCATAAAGGAGGAGCGACGAGCAGTAAGATCACGGGTTTTGCTGTATACCACCATACAAGAAATCGATTCTGGTTCATGAAACAGCATGCTTCGGATAAACAGTATTTAATATTTCTAGTTTACTTCCTCGGGTTCAAGTTTTTTTCGTTCGTGGGCTGGGCTTTACTGCATAAAAATAAGCCTTTACTTGTTTCTTTCATCAAAGGTGTTAAGGATGGGATTCTGGCCCATGGCTAA
- a CDS encoding glycosyltransferase family 2 protein, with amino-acid sequence MFNNKPKVSVIIPTYNREHLISRSIDSVLNQTYKDFEVIIVDDASTDNTEELIKKEYPTLIYLRLKKNMGAAVARNTGLNVARGEYIAFHDSDDEWFPEKLEKQMDVFDKSPEVGVVYTDMLRIFEDQGIDYWNSPTVYSGILVNEQTLDYQVLGIGIQSAVIQKECIEYVGYFDDKLPRLIDLDLFLRLSKYFKFYHIREPLVKYYENEGISTNIIAGYTARIYLLNKYFNCLKGNKKFLARQYYDIGYSMMSIGNLRSGRHYLIKAIKANPIAIKSIVLLIISLAGQNIYEKIINIYNTIYWRLFHASSVK; translated from the coding sequence ATGTTTAACAATAAACCTAAAGTAAGCGTAATCATCCCTACTTACAACCGGGAACATTTAATTTCAAGATCTATTGATAGTGTACTAAATCAAACTTACAAAGATTTTGAAGTTATTATTGTAGATGATGCTTCAACTGACAATACTGAGGAACTTATCAAAAAAGAGTATCCTACTCTCATATATCTCAGACTCAAAAAAAATATGGGTGCAGCAGTAGCAAGAAATACTGGTCTCAATGTTGCAAGAGGTGAATATATAGCATTTCATGACAGTGATGACGAATGGTTTCCGGAAAAGCTTGAGAAACAGATGGATGTTTTTGATAAATCTCCGGAAGTGGGAGTGGTGTACACTGATATGCTAAGGATATTTGAAGATCAAGGAATCGATTATTGGAATTCTCCTACTGTCTATAGTGGTATTTTGGTTAATGAACAAACTCTAGACTATCAAGTGTTAGGAATTGGAATCCAATCTGCGGTGATTCAAAAGGAATGTATAGAATATGTTGGATATTTTGATGATAAATTACCCCGATTAATAGATCTCGATTTATTCTTAAGGTTATCTAAATATTTCAAGTTTTATCATATACGAGAACCTTTGGTTAAATATTATGAAAATGAAGGTATTTCTACTAATATTATTGCAGGTTATACTGCAAGAATTTATTTACTCAATAAATATTTTAACTGCTTAAAGGGAAATAAAAAATTTCTAGCAAGGCAGTACTATGATATTGGATACTCTATGATGTCAATCGGCAATTTGAGATCTGGAAGACATTATTTGATAAAAGCCATTAAAGCAAACCCTATTGCTATAAAGTCTATAGTTCTTTTAATTATTTCTCTCGCTGGTCAAAATATATATGAAAAAATAATAAATATTTATAATACTATTTATTGGAGGCTTTTTCATGCGTCTTCGGTTAAGTGA
- a CDS encoding glycosyltransferase, which translates to MISVVCVYNNEKIFNNFLLKSLKNQNAKFELIGIDNTSNEFKSAAEALNYGGEKAANKYIMFAHQDVSFLTDSWLKNTEKLLDSISNLGIAGVAGMSESGRSNPERGRNIITHGRPPKAWPWGNRIQKPVPVQTLDECLVIIPKHTFDVLKFDEKTCDGWHLYAVDYCLSAKEQGFGVYALPMEIYHLSRGADNKKKFQSIRGPLPDEYYEILDKLIKKYSDMYTRIYTTCGDWSTSYPAVLQRSYYMQRLIVHLDKIFNSRSNL; encoded by the coding sequence ATGATCTCTGTTGTCTGCGTTTATAATAATGAGAAGATATTTAATAACTTTTTACTCAAAAGTTTGAAGAACCAAAATGCAAAGTTCGAGCTAATCGGGATCGATAATACTTCTAATGAATTCAAATCCGCAGCTGAAGCTCTTAACTACGGCGGGGAAAAAGCTGCGAATAAATATATAATGTTTGCGCATCAGGATGTGAGTTTCCTTACTGATTCCTGGCTTAAAAACACAGAAAAGCTCCTCGATTCTATAAGTAATTTAGGAATTGCCGGTGTAGCTGGTATGAGTGAGTCTGGAAGGTCAAACCCGGAGAGAGGAAGAAATATTATAACTCACGGTAGACCTCCGAAAGCTTGGCCGTGGGGTAACCGAATACAAAAGCCCGTACCGGTACAAACACTTGACGAATGCCTTGTAATTATTCCAAAACATACTTTTGACGTTCTTAAGTTTGATGAAAAAACATGTGATGGTTGGCACTTATATGCAGTAGATTATTGCCTCAGTGCTAAAGAACAGGGATTTGGAGTTTATGCACTTCCAATGGAAATTTATCACCTATCAAGAGGTGCAGACAATAAAAAGAAATTTCAATCTATAAGAGGCCCGCTCCCTGATGAATACTATGAAATTTTGGACAAATTAATTAAAAAGTACAGCGATATGTATACAAGAATTTATACAACCTGCGGGGATTGGAGTACTTCATATCCTGCAGTTCTTCAAAGAAGCTATTACATGCAAAGGCTAATTGTACATTTAGATAAAATCTTTAACAGCCGATCAAATCTTTAA
- a CDS encoding glycosyltransferase family 2 protein: MLNEKPTVSVILPTYNRAHLVGRAIQSVLDQMYQDFEIIVVDDGSGDNTEEIINGFTDTRIRYVKHQKNKGGSAARNTGIKLAKGKYIAFQDSDDEWLPDKLEKQMKAFKKASDEVGVVYTGFHRIKDGITYYVPSDDITKKEGNIHDILLYGNFVTTQVAVVNAECFKKVGMFDESLPRLQDWELWLRISKYYNFSCIDEPLVKSFYQEDSISSNPVALNTAYKLILKKHFQDFSKDKNVLAHYYFVMGQQLYLNGKKKGWNTYYLDAIKVNPYNIRLLVDIFRSFFDHN; encoded by the coding sequence ATGCTTAACGAAAAACCGACAGTCAGTGTAATTCTCCCAACTTATAATAGAGCACACTTAGTTGGTAGGGCAATCCAGAGTGTGCTGGATCAAATGTATCAAGACTTTGAAATTATAGTTGTGGATGATGGATCAGGAGATAATACAGAAGAGATAATAAATGGCTTTACTGATACAAGAATTAGATACGTTAAGCATCAGAAAAATAAAGGTGGAAGTGCAGCCCGTAATACCGGAATAAAACTTGCTAAAGGTAAATATATTGCTTTTCAAGATAGCGATGATGAATGGTTGCCAGATAAATTGGAAAAACAAATGAAAGCTTTCAAGAAAGCTTCAGATGAGGTTGGTGTCGTTTATACAGGATTTCATAGAATTAAAGATGGTATTACTTACTATGTTCCTTCCGACGATATAACCAAAAAAGAGGGAAACATTCACGATATTCTTCTATATGGAAATTTTGTGACAACTCAAGTTGCTGTGGTAAACGCAGAATGTTTTAAAAAAGTAGGAATGTTTGACGAGAGCCTTCCTAGATTACAGGATTGGGAATTATGGCTTAGAATTTCAAAATACTATAACTTTAGCTGTATTGATGAGCCATTGGTAAAATCATTTTATCAAGAGGATAGTATCTCTAGTAACCCGGTTGCTTTGAATACTGCATATAAATTAATTTTAAAGAAACATTTCCAAGATTTCAGTAAAGATAAAAACGTCCTTGCTCACTATTATTTTGTTATGGGTCAGCAGTTATATCTTAATGGAAAAAAGAAAGGCTGGAATACGTATTATCTTGATGCAATTAAAGTAAATCCGTATAACATCAGACTTTTAGTAGATATATTCAGGTCATTTTTTGATCATAATTAA
- a CDS encoding MOP flippase family protein codes for MSLAKKTASAVAWVTLITIFTRILSFVTQLVLARILSPADFGLLAIGLLAINSMGIFRDLGFGATLIYKKDDTDHTAANTAFILLPIFALALFLIAYFSASYIATFFNNAAVGPIVQVLALTFVISSFGTVPSMLLEKELEFKKKVLPETVPVIGYALVAILLAMEGHGVWSLVYGQIVSAILTAGLIWLISDWRPTFKFDLKIAKVLFDYGKHLMGASIIIFLVTNVDDAIVGRVLGMEALGFYTLAYTISNLPATQITNLVSRVMFPLYSKLQDDRDALRSAYLKTLQYVSMLSIPAALGIFVIAPNFVSVMLGDKWLPAVPAMRVLCIYGLFRSLNGTIGPMFQATGNPKVLENTALLNLILFCILLLPLIQKSDIIVVSIAGTLPQIIIFYILTKLIPKIIDLDIWDMCRTIRIFAFSGVVATIFTLLLGLYFTSPSIISLVISIIMFALIYITIIIIFDRNIFSDFKSLGLLT; via the coding sequence ATGTCACTAGCAAAAAAAACCGCCTCCGCTGTGGCGTGGGTAACTCTAATTACTATATTCACCAGAATACTTAGTTTTGTAACTCAATTAGTCTTAGCCAGAATCCTTTCGCCAGCAGATTTCGGCTTACTTGCCATAGGTTTACTAGCCATCAATAGCATGGGAATATTCCGTGATCTTGGTTTCGGTGCAACACTTATCTACAAAAAAGATGATACAGATCACACTGCGGCAAACACTGCTTTTATCTTGCTACCTATTTTTGCCCTGGCGCTCTTTTTGATAGCATACTTTTCAGCATCTTATATTGCCACGTTCTTTAACAATGCGGCTGTTGGACCAATAGTTCAGGTCCTTGCACTGACCTTTGTTATCTCTTCATTTGGAACAGTCCCATCCATGTTGCTTGAAAAAGAACTTGAGTTTAAGAAAAAGGTATTGCCAGAGACTGTTCCGGTTATAGGTTATGCCCTTGTTGCCATATTATTGGCAATGGAAGGGCATGGGGTATGGAGCTTAGTGTATGGACAGATCGTATCTGCAATTCTAACAGCCGGATTAATATGGTTGATTTCGGACTGGAGGCCTACATTCAAGTTCGATCTAAAGATTGCAAAGGTTTTATTTGATTATGGAAAGCATTTAATGGGTGCAAGCATCATTATTTTTCTTGTTACGAACGTCGATGATGCAATTGTAGGAAGAGTACTTGGAATGGAAGCTCTCGGATTTTATACGCTTGCATATACAATATCTAATCTTCCAGCTACACAGATCACAAACCTTGTTAGCAGAGTTATGTTCCCTTTGTATTCAAAATTACAGGACGATCGAGATGCTTTAAGAAGTGCTTATCTTAAGACGCTTCAGTATGTGTCAATGCTCTCAATTCCTGCAGCACTTGGAATATTTGTTATAGCGCCAAATTTTGTTAGCGTTATGCTTGGAGACAAGTGGCTGCCTGCCGTACCAGCAATGCGAGTATTATGCATATACGGACTGTTTAGGTCTCTAAACGGGACAATCGGACCAATGTTTCAGGCAACTGGAAATCCAAAGGTTTTGGAGAATACTGCGCTTTTAAATCTAATTCTATTTTGTATACTTCTGCTTCCTTTGATACAAAAAAGTGATATTATTGTTGTGAGTATCGCTGGGACATTACCACAAATAATTATTTTCTATATACTGACCAAATTAATACCCAAAATAATAGACCTGGATATTTGGGATATGTGTAGAACTATCAGGATCTTTGCTTTTTCTGGAGTTGTAGCTACGATATTTACGCTGCTTTTAGGACTCTATTTTACAAGTCCTTCAATAATTTCATTGGTTATTTCTATCATAATGTTTGCACTGATATACATAACAATAATAATTATTTTTGACAGAAATATATTTTCAGATTTTAAAAGTTTAGGTCTTCTTACATAA
- a CDS encoding glycosyltransferase family 4 protein: MKISILSYDLSHNCLGRAHVLAKALQRLYDVEIIGPIFGDGIWEPVAGDFNYVSVPGGMYPRFASSARKMLELIDGDVIYAVKPRPTSYGIGLLKKLSSKLPLVLDVDDWEVGFHLQSKSQFFIEFCSSMRSPNGLAYTYLMEKLAFLANDITVSSTFLQNKFGGIIVPHGRDTEAFDPQKFNGQLFRKKYGFTNEKLIMFFGTPRPHKGVEDIIEAVKKIERRDLKVVIVGANDDEYSRKLKRLETNNIQIFGMQPFSKIPEFLSMADMVVLPQHSTPSAVGQVPAKVFDAMAMAKPIVATNVSDLSKILDGCGLIVEPGNIGALSDNIRWILDNENEAQMLGNKAREKCIKEYSWNAMEKALSGIFDKYQ, from the coding sequence ATGAAAATTTCTATACTTTCCTATGATTTATCGCATAATTGTCTTGGAAGGGCTCATGTACTTGCAAAAGCGTTGCAACGTTTATATGATGTAGAAATAATAGGTCCTATTTTTGGAGACGGTATCTGGGAACCTGTTGCTGGTGATTTCAACTATGTGTCTGTTCCGGGTGGTATGTACCCACGTTTTGCCTCATCAGCCAGGAAAATGCTTGAGCTCATTGATGGTGATGTGATATATGCAGTTAAACCCCGACCTACAAGCTATGGAATTGGATTACTTAAAAAATTATCTTCTAAGTTACCTCTCGTGTTGGATGTAGACGATTGGGAAGTTGGTTTTCATCTACAATCAAAATCTCAATTCTTTATAGAATTTTGTTCGTCGATGAGGTCTCCAAATGGGCTTGCATATACTTACTTAATGGAAAAATTAGCCTTTTTAGCTAATGATATTACCGTATCCTCAACATTTCTGCAAAACAAATTTGGTGGGATCATTGTGCCTCATGGACGTGATACTGAGGCTTTTGATCCTCAAAAGTTCAATGGACAGCTTTTTAGAAAAAAATATGGATTTACTAACGAAAAACTGATTATGTTCTTTGGTACTCCTCGCCCACATAAAGGAGTAGAAGATATTATTGAAGCTGTAAAAAAGATCGAACGAAGGGATTTGAAGGTAGTTATCGTTGGTGCAAATGATGACGAATACTCAAGAAAATTAAAACGATTAGAGACGAATAATATCCAGATTTTTGGAATGCAGCCCTTTTCCAAAATCCCTGAATTTCTTTCGATGGCAGATATGGTGGTGTTGCCTCAACATTCAACACCAAGTGCAGTGGGACAGGTACCTGCTAAAGTTTTTGATGCCATGGCTATGGCAAAACCGATTGTAGCAACTAATGTTTCAGATTTATCTAAAATATTAGACGGCTGTGGGTTAATTGTTGAACCTGGAAATATAGGAGCTTTGTCTGATAATATCCGTTGGATTTTGGATAATGAAAATGAGGCTCAGATGCTCGGAAATAAAGCAAGGGAAAAATGCATTAAAGAATACAGTTGGAACGCAATGGAAAAAGCTTTGAGCGGTATTTTTGATAAATATCAATGA
- a CDS encoding sugar phosphate nucleotidyltransferase, which translates to MKGVILAGGTGSRLYPLTKVTNKHLLPVYDKPMIFYPIQTLINAGIKEIMIVSGRGHAGHFLELLGSGADHGVHFTYEIQEQAGGIAQALSLAEDFVDGDSVTVILGDNIFQDDIKEDVASFNDGARIFLKEVPDAHRFGVAELKGDKVIGIEEKPKEPKSNFAVTGLYIYDSKVFSAIKTLKPSGRGELEITDVNNYYINKGVMKYGVLEGFWSDAGTFESLLRASIMVKNSKGIV; encoded by the coding sequence ATGAAAGGCGTAATACTCGCAGGCGGTACCGGCAGCAGGCTTTATCCCCTGACTAAAGTTACAAACAAGCACCTGTTGCCTGTCTATGATAAGCCAATGATATTTTATCCTATCCAGACTCTCATTAACGCAGGCATTAAAGAAATAATGATCGTATCAGGTCGAGGTCATGCCGGGCATTTTCTTGAACTTCTTGGGTCAGGTGCAGATCATGGAGTGCACTTTACCTATGAAATTCAGGAACAGGCCGGAGGTATTGCTCAGGCACTTAGTTTAGCTGAAGATTTTGTTGATGGGGACAGTGTAACTGTCATTCTCGGAGATAATATCTTCCAGGACGATATCAAAGAGGACGTTGCAAGCTTTAATGACGGCGCCAGGATTTTCTTAAAAGAAGTGCCTGATGCTCATAGATTTGGAGTAGCAGAGCTGAAAGGCGATAAAGTAATAGGAATCGAGGAAAAACCAAAAGAGCCAAAATCTAATTTTGCAGTTACAGGACTTTATATTTATGATTCAAAGGTCTTTAGTGCAATTAAAACTCTCAAGCCTTCTGGAAGAGGAGAACTGGAAATCACTGATGTAAACAATTATTATATAAACAAAGGAGTAATGAAATATGGAGTCCTTGAAGGCTTCTGGAGCGATGCCGGGACTTTTGAGAGTTTGTTGAGAGCGAGTATAATGGTTAAAAACTCGAAAGGAATAGTATGA
- the rfbD gene encoding dTDP-4-dehydrorhamnose reductase: MVVGTIKTLIIGADGMLGFDLCKVFPDAVKLTHKDIDITDREQVLESIRKINPNLVINAAAYTDVEGCEDRQELAFMVNGYGPGYIAEACSEVGATLIHFSTDYVFNGSKKEYLEFDTPVDPINVYGRSKLLGEQKIAENLNDYRIIRISWLFGMHGKNFVETMLRLSGEMEQVKVVNDQFGKPTYTVDLANKIMEIVELKAGIYHVTNEGICSWYEFASAVISNTVPCTSEEFPMKARRPKYSVLVNTKTKSMRHWKEALKDYMKERNV; the protein is encoded by the coding sequence ATGGTGGTGGGAACCATTAAAACGCTGATCATTGGTGCCGACGGGATGCTCGGATTCGACCTTTGCAAAGTGTTTCCGGACGCTGTGAAACTGACGCATAAAGACATTGACATCACAGACAGAGAGCAGGTACTCGAATCTATACGAAAAATAAACCCGAATCTGGTGATTAATGCAGCAGCCTATACTGATGTTGAAGGTTGTGAAGACCGTCAGGAACTTGCATTTATGGTTAATGGGTATGGGCCTGGATATATCGCTGAAGCCTGCAGTGAAGTAGGTGCAACCCTTATACACTTCAGCACAGACTATGTATTCAATGGATCAAAAAAAGAGTATCTAGAATTCGATACTCCTGTTGATCCTATTAATGTATACGGTCGTTCAAAACTTCTTGGTGAACAAAAAATTGCAGAAAACTTGAATGATTATAGAATTATCCGGATTTCCTGGCTTTTTGGTATGCATGGAAAGAACTTTGTAGAAACAATGCTGAGACTATCCGGTGAGATGGAGCAGGTCAAAGTTGTTAATGACCAGTTTGGGAAACCCACCTATACCGTAGATCTCGCTAATAAGATCATGGAGATTGTTGAACTTAAAGCCGGGATATACCATGTGACAAACGAGGGTATATGTTCCTGGTACGAGTTTGCATCGGCAGTCATAAGTAATACTGTTCCCTGTACAAGTGAGGAATTTCCAATGAAAGCCAGGCGTCCAAAGTATTCGGTTCTTGTAAATACTAAAACCAAATCTATGAGGCACTGGAAAGAGGCACTTAAGGATTATATGAAGGAGAGAAATGTATGA
- the rfbB gene encoding dTDP-glucose 4,6-dehydratase: MRLLVTGGCGFIGSNFIHYMLKKYPNYQIVNIDKLTYAGNPANLKDIENNPNYSFMQGDICDLQAVNEVMKKVNCVVHFAAESHVDRSIEDGSVFVRTNVLGTNTLLQSALAHNIKKFIHVSTDEVYGSTMEGSFTEKDNLNPSSPYSSSKAGSDLLAKSYYTTYGLPVCITRCTNNFGPYQYPEKLIPFFISRLMEGKKVPVYGTGLNIRDWIYVEDHCSAVDFVLHNGSSGEIYNIDGGNELTNLEITHRLLKMLGKDESSIEYVEDRKGHDFRYSLDGSKLEKMGWKPKYDFDSALEQTVKWYVENRWWWEPLKR; this comes from the coding sequence ATGAGACTTCTGGTTACAGGGGGCTGCGGATTCATAGGCAGCAACTTTATTCATTACATGCTCAAAAAGTATCCCAACTACCAAATTGTAAACATTGACAAGCTAACCTATGCTGGAAATCCAGCCAATCTTAAGGATATTGAAAATAACCCCAATTACTCTTTTATGCAAGGGGATATCTGTGATCTTCAAGCTGTCAATGAAGTAATGAAAAAAGTCAATTGTGTTGTGCATTTTGCAGCTGAAAGTCATGTTGACCGTTCAATTGAGGATGGTTCGGTTTTTGTCAGAACAAATGTGCTCGGAACAAATACCCTTTTGCAAAGCGCACTTGCACACAATATTAAAAAATTTATTCATGTGTCAACTGATGAAGTATACGGAAGTACCATGGAAGGTTCTTTTACTGAAAAGGACAACCTTAACCCTTCAAGTCCTTATTCTTCAAGCAAAGCAGGTTCCGATCTTCTTGCAAAGTCCTACTACACAACCTACGGCCTGCCCGTTTGCATAACTCGATGCACAAATAACTTCGGACCTTATCAGTATCCTGAAAAACTAATCCCATTCTTCATTAGCAGATTGATGGAAGGGAAAAAGGTTCCCGTCTATGGCACCGGCCTGAATATCCGGGACTGGATTTATGTTGAAGACCATTGTTCTGCAGTTGATTTTGTTCTTCACAACGGAAGCAGTGGAGAAATCTACAATATAGATGGTGGAAACGAGCTTACAAACCTTGAAATCACTCATCGTCTTCTTAAAATGCTTGGCAAAGATGAATCTTCAATCGAATACGTTGAAGACCGAAAAGGCCACGATTTTCGTTACTCCCTTGACGGCAGTAAACTGGAGAAAATGGGCTGGAAGCCAAAATATGATTTTGATAGTGCCCTTGAGCAAACGGTCAAGTGGTATGTTGAAAATCGATGGTGGTGGGAACCATTAAAACGCTGA
- the rfbC gene encoding dTDP-4-dehydrorhamnose 3,5-epimerase — MKVINTKIRDLFIFEPKVFDDDRGYFFESYNKKTLDSLLEKEYTFVQDNESKSSYGVIRGLHYQLGPFSQAKLIRVVQGKVYDVAVDLRKNSPTFLDWVGVELSAENKRQFLIPKGFAHGFSVLSETAIFQYKCDEYYHPEAEAGVIYNDSSLNIDWKIKAEDIKTSPKDLLLPKLEGAKMNF, encoded by the coding sequence GTGAAGGTAATAAACACAAAAATAAGAGATCTCTTTATATTCGAGCCTAAAGTATTTGATGATGACCGGGGCTATTTTTTTGAAAGTTATAATAAGAAAACTCTGGATAGTCTTTTAGAAAAAGAATACACTTTTGTCCAGGATAATGAGTCAAAGTCGTCTTATGGAGTAATTCGCGGTCTACACTACCAGCTGGGTCCTTTTAGTCAGGCGAAACTTATAAGGGTTGTGCAAGGTAAAGTCTACGACGTTGCAGTAGATCTAAGGAAAAATTCCCCTACTTTTCTGGATTGGGTTGGGGTTGAACTCTCCGCTGAAAACAAAAGGCAGTTTTTAATTCCTAAAGGCTTTGCTCATGGTTTTTCCGTACTGAGCGAAACTGCCATCTTTCAATATAAATGTGATGAATACTATCATCCTGAAGCTGAAGCAGGGGTTATCTATAATGACTCGTCATTGAATATTGATTGGAAGATAAAAGCTGAGGATATAAAGACCTCTCCGAAGGATCTGTTACTCCCAAAATTAGAAGGAGCAAAAATGAATTTTTAA